In the Chroococcidiopsis sp. SAG 2025 genome, one interval contains:
- the dhaL gene encoding dihydroxyacetone kinase subunit DhaL: MNKNQILQWLHNFAAEIERNKEYLTELDAAIGDADHGINMDRGFKKVASQLSSVADKDISTILKTVSMTLISTVGGASGPLYGTFFLRASTAVTGKAELATEDLLKLLQAGLEGVVQRGKAHLGDKTMIDVLLPVVDSFQQSVDNNKNILETIQQVVLVAEQAMKETIPMLAKKGRASYLGDRSIGHQDPGATSTYLMLKSLLAVLES, from the coding sequence ATGAACAAAAATCAAATATTGCAATGGTTGCATAATTTTGCTGCTGAGATTGAGCGAAATAAAGAATATTTAACAGAATTAGATGCAGCAATTGGTGATGCCGATCATGGGATCAATATGGATCGCGGCTTTAAGAAAGTAGCAAGTCAACTATCTAGTGTTGCCGACAAAGACATCAGTACAATTTTAAAAACTGTCAGCATGACCTTAATTTCTACTGTAGGTGGTGCAAGTGGTCCTCTTTACGGCACATTTTTTTTGAGAGCAAGTACAGCCGTAACAGGGAAAGCAGAACTCGCAACAGAAGATTTACTCAAGTTATTACAAGCAGGTTTAGAAGGTGTAGTTCAACGAGGTAAAGCGCACCTTGGTGACAAGACCATGATAGATGTTTTATTACCAGTTGTGGATAGTTTTCAACAATCTGTAGATAACAATAAAAATATTTTAGAAACGATACAGCAAGTAGTATTAGTAGCAGAACAAGCGATGAAAGAGACTATTCCTATGCTAGCGAAAAAAGGGAGAGCGAGTTATTTAGGCGATCGCAGTATCGGACACCAAGATCCAGGCGCAACTTCTACTTACTTAATGCTGAAGAGTTTGCTAGCAGTATTGGAAAGCTAA